The following proteins are encoded in a genomic region of Sorangiineae bacterium MSr12523:
- a CDS encoding MFS transporter, which translates to MFFLLGVAYAGWVARIPAMRDRLGLGDRDLGLLLLAVAIGALLSFRIAPPLIARYGNRRTTQVGAFLMCVAVTFPGFTPTSLLTALGLFAIGLSTGLLDVSMNAHGVDVEQRLAKPILGSLHALFSVGGLAGAGIGSLAASQGLTPAVHLTCASVLYLVLAFVFGRSLLPRSDAPVPEKKPEGTPRARLNATLVALGAVAFCSSVGEGAMGDWSAVYMRDMLHTSEAVAALGYAAFSLTMVIGRFAGDRLTVRFGAVDIVRYGGLLVAAGLGVGLLFNNVSMMIAGFLSVGLGLSVVMPTAFRASGNVPGVEPAAGLSMMATLGYSGFLVGPPGIGFVSEHLTLRGGLGVVVALAVVLTALAPSVDPSRASSRDARARRMQHT; encoded by the coding sequence ATGTTTTTCCTTCTTGGGGTCGCGTATGCCGGTTGGGTAGCGCGCATTCCGGCCATGCGCGACCGACTCGGACTTGGCGATCGGGATCTCGGATTACTCCTCTTGGCCGTGGCGATCGGGGCTCTTCTCTCCTTCCGCATCGCACCGCCGCTGATTGCCCGCTACGGGAATCGCCGCACCACGCAAGTCGGTGCCTTTCTCATGTGCGTGGCCGTCACATTTCCCGGCTTCACGCCGACCTCACTGCTCACCGCGCTCGGCCTGTTTGCCATTGGCCTTTCGACGGGGCTTTTGGACGTCAGCATGAACGCGCACGGCGTCGACGTCGAACAGCGGCTTGCAAAACCGATCCTCGGATCGCTCCACGCGCTTTTCAGCGTGGGCGGTCTCGCCGGGGCCGGCATTGGTTCGCTCGCCGCCTCGCAAGGGCTGACCCCGGCGGTTCACCTGACCTGTGCCTCCGTCCTCTATCTCGTGCTGGCCTTTGTCTTCGGCCGCTCGCTCTTGCCGCGTTCCGATGCTCCGGTGCCGGAGAAAAAGCCCGAAGGCACCCCGCGCGCGCGCCTCAATGCCACCCTCGTCGCGCTGGGCGCGGTCGCGTTTTGCTCGTCGGTGGGCGAGGGCGCGATGGGCGATTGGTCGGCGGTGTACATGCGGGACATGCTCCACACCAGCGAGGCCGTCGCGGCCCTTGGCTATGCGGCCTTCTCGCTCACCATGGTCATCGGTCGCTTTGCGGGCGACCGGCTCACCGTTCGCTTCGGCGCCGTGGACATCGTTCGGTACGGCGGCTTGCTCGTTGCGGCGGGGCTCGGCGTTGGCCTTCTCTTCAACAACGTGTCCATGATGATCGCCGGCTTTCTCAGCGTGGGCCTCGGTCTCTCGGTGGTCATGCCCACCGCCTTCCGAGCAAGCGGCAACGTTCCCGGTGTCGAACCCGCGGCAGGCCTCTCCATGATGGCCACCCTCGGCTACAGCGGCTTTCTCGTCGGCCCCCCGGGCATCGGCTTCGTCTCCGAGCACCTCACCTTGCGCGGAGGCCTCGGCGTGGTCGTGGCCCTCGCGGTGGTTCTTACGGCACTGGCACCTTCGGTGGATCCTTCGCGGGCGTCTTCGCGAGACGCGCGAGCGCGTCGTATGCAGCATACTTGA
- a CDS encoding tetratricopeptide repeat protein, with amino-acid sequence MRRLLPFLLVSAALATSAGCRTAQSSRGSTDERSRAAELLAAEPIVEEPLPRPKDVPPLRLTATDGTGLKLTRLKARAVLDEPLAYTEVRLAFENPENRTLEGRFEITLPPGATVSRFAMKIGESWQEAEMVEKSRARVVYEDFLHRKQDPALLEQAAPNAFSARVFPIPAREIKEILVAYAQELAPGAGYVYPLTGLPAVDDLDVTVSRAGEGQALQERKRRGEAPPTEDVVVAPATLRRDGVRSGRIVLARVRPFASAGPEPFEGGTLVLVDTSASRALGFADQAALVEGLAREIASGGDPSARLVVAAFDQDIESIYDGNAAGYGTQATAKLVARGALGASNLEDALSWVAKNAHEIRRVVVVSDGVATAGSSDGEKLAAAAARLRDAGVQRLDAVAVGGIRDDAALARLTSGALPHDGVVVDGARDVHALAKRLTRTAQSGLSVQVEGATWVWPERLDGVQPGDERLVYAEVPEESPVRIRIGQAAPTTAELRNVDAPLLEHTWAQAKIASVLAHAEGPKDDVARRRVIELSTRHRVLSPYTSLLVLETDADYARFDIDRKAPGNLLAIRDGHVILEHRGEAWLGKNKAKPSPTATASVVVDDPRAAPVEEAEKKSDLAAPRPGRGSSAMGGGHGGSASAPNGVMDAPPPPPPPQAKPHAVTEMDEPWSGAAPSPSSSTSSPAPPADVEPIFRAPSMPRIARPRPRVPVTGWASSDEDDVPVRKVHPYTGNFREVMDAIAKNDAKRALEAATRMHDNAPGDVMSLVALGEALEARGDVARAARSYGSLIDLFPSRADLRRFAGERLERLRSPGALELAIDTYFKAKEERPDHPASHRLLAFAHLRKGNFAEAFAVAAAGAKRRYPDGRFAGVERILREDLGLIAAAWIRAEPDLREEITKRLRAAGGTLESRPSLRFVLNWETDANDVDFHIRDARGGHAFFSRPQLASGGELYADVTTGYGPECFTIRAPRSARAAPYKLQAHYYSRGPMGYGMGKLEILDHDGSGNITFEERPFVVMADHAFVDLGTVK; translated from the coding sequence GTGCGCCGCCTACTGCCGTTTCTCCTCGTCTCGGCCGCCCTCGCAACCTCCGCCGGCTGTCGAACTGCGCAAAGCTCGCGTGGTTCGACGGACGAACGGTCGCGGGCGGCCGAGCTCTTGGCCGCTGAGCCCATCGTCGAGGAGCCGCTGCCGCGGCCCAAGGACGTTCCGCCGCTGCGCCTCACGGCGACCGACGGCACGGGCTTGAAGCTGACGCGCCTCAAGGCGCGCGCCGTTCTGGACGAGCCGCTCGCCTACACCGAGGTGCGCCTCGCCTTCGAGAACCCCGAGAATCGCACCCTCGAAGGGCGCTTCGAAATCACCTTGCCTCCCGGCGCCACGGTGAGCCGCTTCGCGATGAAAATCGGCGAGAGCTGGCAAGAGGCCGAGATGGTCGAAAAGTCTCGCGCCCGGGTCGTGTACGAGGATTTTCTCCACCGCAAGCAGGACCCGGCGCTGCTCGAGCAAGCCGCGCCCAATGCGTTCTCCGCGCGCGTGTTCCCCATTCCCGCGCGCGAAATCAAGGAGATCCTCGTGGCGTACGCGCAGGAGCTCGCGCCGGGGGCGGGCTACGTGTATCCCCTCACGGGCCTGCCCGCGGTGGACGATCTCGACGTCACCGTGTCGCGTGCAGGTGAGGGGCAGGCGTTGCAAGAGCGCAAACGGCGCGGCGAGGCGCCGCCGACCGAGGACGTCGTCGTCGCGCCGGCGACCCTCCGCCGCGATGGAGTACGCAGCGGTCGCATCGTCCTCGCGCGCGTGCGTCCTTTCGCCAGCGCCGGCCCCGAGCCCTTCGAAGGCGGCACCTTGGTTCTCGTCGACACGAGCGCATCGCGTGCCCTCGGCTTTGCCGACCAAGCCGCCCTCGTCGAGGGCCTGGCTCGCGAAATCGCCTCGGGCGGGGATCCAAGCGCACGCCTCGTCGTCGCGGCCTTCGATCAAGACATCGAGTCCATCTACGACGGCAACGCCGCAGGGTATGGAACGCAGGCCACCGCGAAGCTCGTCGCACGGGGCGCCCTCGGCGCGTCCAACTTGGAGGACGCGCTCTCCTGGGTTGCCAAAAATGCCCACGAGATCCGCCGCGTGGTCGTCGTGAGCGATGGCGTCGCGACCGCTGGCTCGAGCGACGGCGAGAAGCTCGCCGCCGCCGCGGCCCGACTGCGCGATGCCGGTGTGCAACGGCTCGACGCCGTGGCCGTCGGTGGCATCCGCGACGATGCGGCCCTCGCGCGCCTCACGAGCGGCGCCTTGCCGCACGACGGCGTCGTCGTCGATGGTGCGCGCGACGTGCACGCGCTGGCCAAGCGGCTCACGCGAACCGCGCAATCGGGGCTCTCCGTCCAGGTGGAGGGCGCCACGTGGGTCTGGCCCGAGCGCCTCGACGGCGTGCAACCCGGCGACGAGCGACTCGTCTACGCCGAGGTGCCCGAGGAGAGCCCCGTGCGCATCCGCATCGGGCAGGCCGCGCCCACCACCGCGGAGCTTCGCAACGTGGACGCCCCGCTGCTCGAGCACACGTGGGCTCAGGCAAAAATTGCCAGCGTGCTCGCCCACGCCGAGGGCCCAAAAGACGACGTGGCGCGCCGCCGCGTCATCGAGCTCTCCACGCGCCACCGCGTTCTGTCTCCGTACACCTCGCTCCTGGTCCTGGAGACCGATGCCGACTACGCCCGCTTCGACATCGACCGCAAGGCCCCGGGGAACCTGCTGGCCATCCGCGACGGTCACGTGATCCTCGAGCACCGCGGCGAAGCGTGGCTCGGGAAGAACAAGGCCAAACCGAGTCCGACCGCCACGGCCAGCGTTGTCGTGGACGATCCCCGCGCCGCACCGGTCGAGGAGGCCGAGAAGAAGAGCGACTTGGCGGCACCGCGGCCTGGACGCGGCTCGAGCGCCATGGGTGGTGGACACGGTGGTTCTGCATCGGCACCAAACGGCGTCATGGACGCCCCGCCGCCGCCGCCTCCACCCCAAGCAAAGCCCCATGCGGTGACCGAAATGGACGAGCCATGGTCGGGTGCGGCGCCGTCTCCGAGTTCATCCACGTCGTCACCGGCGCCGCCAGCCGATGTCGAGCCAATCTTCCGGGCACCCTCGATGCCGCGCATCGCACGGCCTCGTCCTCGAGTTCCTGTTACGGGATGGGCCTCATCCGATGAAGACGATGTACCGGTGCGCAAGGTCCACCCGTACACCGGCAACTTCCGCGAGGTGATGGACGCCATCGCGAAAAACGACGCGAAGCGCGCGCTCGAGGCGGCCACCCGTATGCATGACAACGCACCGGGTGACGTCATGTCGCTGGTGGCCCTGGGCGAAGCCTTGGAAGCGCGCGGTGACGTTGCGCGCGCGGCGCGAAGCTATGGCTCCCTCATCGATCTTTTTCCGTCGCGTGCCGACTTGCGTCGCTTCGCCGGTGAGCGACTGGAGCGCCTGCGTTCCCCCGGTGCCCTGGAGCTCGCGATCGATACGTACTTCAAGGCCAAGGAGGAGCGTCCCGATCATCCGGCGAGCCACCGCCTTCTGGCGTTCGCTCACCTACGAAAGGGGAACTTCGCCGAGGCGTTTGCCGTCGCCGCGGCCGGTGCCAAACGACGCTATCCGGACGGACGCTTCGCGGGCGTGGAGCGCATCCTGCGGGAAGACCTTGGCCTCATCGCGGCCGCATGGATACGCGCCGAGCCCGACCTCCGCGAGGAGATCACCAAACGGTTGCGTGCGGCCGGTGGGACGCTCGAATCGCGACCTTCGCTCCGTTTCGTGCTGAATTGGGAGACCGACGCCAACGACGTGGATTTCCATATCCGCGACGCGCGGGGTGGCCATGCCTTCTTTTCGCGACCCCAGCTGGCCAGCGGCGGTGAGCTGTATGCCGACGTGACCACCGGCTACGGGCCCGAGTGCTTTACCATCCGCGCGCCCCGCAGCGCACGGGCTGCCCCGTACAAACTGCAAGCGCACTACTACTCACGAGGCCCGATGGGCTACGGCATGGGCAAGCTGGAGATCTTGGATCACGATGGGAGTGGGAACATCACCTTCGAGGAGCGACCCTTCGTGGTGATGGCCGACCACGCCTTCGTCGACCTGGGGACGGTCAAATGA
- a CDS encoding DeoR/GlpR family DNA-binding transcription regulator — protein MQSEVPKSMLTEERRRWIVAELEREGKVVACELSRVLEVSEDTIRRDLRELAAEGRVQRVHGGALPAPRISANYAVRATQSTSTKTTLARAAATLVRPSNVVLVDGGTTNVEIMRHLAPDLHATVVTNSPPVAVALADHPHIEVIVLGGRMFKSSRATVDAVTLEGVRGVRADLCFLGVCSVHPETGVSTFDFSEAHIKRAMVASSAEVVAVALCEKLGTAAPYVVGPLTELTQLVTEASVSDEALAPYQAAGVTVLRA, from the coding sequence ATGCAGAGTGAGGTCCCCAAGTCAATGTTGACCGAGGAGCGCCGCCGCTGGATCGTGGCGGAGCTCGAGCGGGAGGGCAAGGTCGTCGCGTGCGAGTTGAGTCGCGTGTTGGAGGTGTCCGAGGACACCATCCGGCGTGACTTGCGCGAGCTCGCAGCGGAAGGGCGCGTGCAGCGCGTGCATGGGGGCGCGCTGCCAGCGCCCCGTATCAGTGCGAATTACGCGGTACGCGCCACGCAATCGACCTCGACGAAAACGACCTTGGCGCGCGCCGCTGCCACCTTGGTTCGTCCGTCGAACGTCGTGCTGGTCGACGGTGGCACGACCAACGTCGAGATCATGCGCCATCTCGCGCCGGACTTGCATGCGACGGTGGTGACGAACAGCCCGCCGGTCGCGGTGGCGTTGGCGGACCATCCTCACATCGAGGTGATCGTGCTTGGGGGCCGCATGTTCAAGTCGTCGCGCGCCACGGTCGATGCCGTCACACTCGAAGGGGTGCGTGGCGTGCGCGCGGACCTGTGCTTCCTCGGCGTGTGCAGCGTGCACCCCGAGACGGGAGTCTCGACGTTCGATTTTTCCGAGGCTCACATCAAGCGGGCCATGGTGGCCTCGTCCGCGGAGGTCGTGGCGGTGGCGCTTTGCGAGAAGCTCGGCACGGCCGCGCCTTATGTGGTGGGCCCCCTGACCGAATTAACGCAACTCGTGACCGAGGCGAGCGTCTCGGACGAGGCGCTCGCGCCCTACCAGGCAGCGGGCGTGACCGTGCTTCGAGCCTGA
- a CDS encoding insulinase family protein, with amino-acid sequence MLGKRFALQGVLVAALGLVTGTAAADGISIPHAVHKLKNGMTVILSEDHSLPLVAVNVSYNVGSRFEAPKRTGFAHLFEHLMFMGTKRAPTGAFDQWMESTGGSNNAWTSEDRTDYFDVGPKTILPLLLWLEADRLRDLGPLMTKKKVDAQREVVRNERRQTGENTPYGKVEFRLPELLYPEGHPYHHPVIGSHEDLEAATVEDVKEFFATWYDPANASLVVAGDFGPAETLDRIKTYFESIPSRGAPKDPKSPGFPEGASSLKTVVRETLEDEVELPKVIMAWQTPKHFAPGDGELDLLGNVLAGGKASRLYKALVYEQKIAQSVEAVQQSGTLGSRFVVGVLARPGVPLERIEKAIDAELQRARTKPVSAEELTRVKNVVETDFVARLEGVQQRASILNMYQAEVGTPDYAERDLERYRKATADGIRAVAEQWLRPDARVILRVVPKGKKP; translated from the coding sequence ATGCTCGGGAAACGATTCGCACTACAAGGCGTGCTCGTGGCTGCGCTGGGGCTCGTCACGGGCACGGCGGCGGCCGATGGAATCAGTATTCCGCACGCCGTGCACAAATTGAAAAATGGGATGACGGTCATCCTGAGCGAAGATCATTCGCTGCCGCTCGTGGCCGTCAATGTCTCGTACAACGTCGGCTCGCGGTTCGAGGCGCCGAAGCGAACGGGGTTCGCGCACCTGTTCGAGCACCTCATGTTCATGGGGACGAAGCGTGCGCCCACCGGCGCATTCGACCAATGGATGGAGTCCACCGGCGGAAGCAACAACGCGTGGACGAGTGAAGATCGCACCGACTACTTCGATGTCGGCCCCAAGACGATTCTGCCCCTCTTGCTCTGGCTCGAGGCCGATCGGCTGCGCGATCTGGGGCCGCTCATGACCAAGAAGAAGGTCGATGCGCAGCGCGAGGTCGTGCGCAACGAGCGGCGGCAGACCGGCGAGAATACGCCTTACGGCAAAGTCGAATTCCGACTGCCCGAGTTGCTCTATCCCGAGGGGCACCCGTACCACCACCCGGTCATCGGCTCGCACGAAGACCTGGAGGCGGCGACCGTCGAGGACGTGAAGGAGTTTTTCGCCACCTGGTACGATCCCGCCAACGCGTCGTTGGTCGTGGCGGGGGACTTCGGGCCGGCGGAGACGCTCGATCGGATCAAGACGTACTTCGAGTCGATTCCATCGCGCGGTGCGCCCAAAGATCCGAAGTCCCCGGGATTTCCGGAAGGTGCCTCGAGCTTGAAGACGGTGGTGCGCGAGACCTTGGAGGACGAGGTCGAGCTGCCCAAGGTCATCATGGCGTGGCAGACGCCGAAGCACTTCGCGCCCGGCGACGGTGAGCTCGATCTGCTCGGCAACGTGCTTGCCGGTGGCAAGGCGAGTCGCTTGTACAAGGCGCTCGTGTACGAGCAGAAGATCGCGCAGAGCGTGGAGGCCGTGCAGCAGTCCGGTACGCTCGGGTCGCGGTTCGTGGTCGGCGTGTTGGCCCGGCCGGGCGTGCCGCTGGAGCGCATCGAGAAGGCCATCGATGCCGAGCTTCAGCGGGCGCGCACCAAGCCGGTTTCGGCGGAGGAGCTCACCCGGGTCAAGAACGTGGTGGAGACCGACTTCGTCGCGCGCCTCGAGGGCGTGCAGCAGCGGGCCTCGATCCTCAACATGTACCAGGCGGAGGTCGGGACGCCCGACTACGCGGAGCGCGATCTCGAGCGGTACCGCAAAGCGACTGCGGATGGCATTCGCGCGGTGGCGGAGCAGTGGCTTCGTCCGGATGCCCGCGTGATCCTTCGTGTCGTGCCGAAAGGGAAAAAACCGTGA
- a CDS encoding sigma 54-interacting transcriptional regulator has product MNGHARDGIVATAPQMANLFRTIVKIADYKTTVLISGESGVGKELVARAIHAQSSRHDGPFVAINCGAIPENLLESELFGHRKGAFTDAGADRRGLFEEATGGTLFLDEIGELPLALQVKLLRALQEGTIRRVGDSIDTSVDVRIIAASHRNLRAEVGAGRFREDLFYRINVLALSIPPLRERREDIPHLVDYFIARNNSRLGTNIHGVSPEAAKLLCEYAWPGNVRELENTIERAMVLADRDLLDCADFPDRLHQNMDPLQAHLASGELSIKKTMHVIEEMLIRRALQKTNGNRTRAAAILEISHRTLLYKIKDYKIED; this is encoded by the coding sequence ATGAACGGCCACGCACGTGATGGCATCGTGGCGACCGCGCCGCAGATGGCGAACCTCTTTCGTACGATCGTCAAGATCGCCGACTACAAGACGACGGTCCTCATCAGCGGAGAGAGCGGCGTGGGCAAGGAACTCGTCGCCCGGGCGATCCATGCGCAATCGAGCCGCCATGATGGTCCCTTCGTTGCCATCAACTGCGGTGCCATTCCGGAAAATCTGCTCGAGAGCGAGCTTTTCGGCCACCGCAAGGGCGCCTTCACCGATGCGGGAGCGGATCGGCGCGGTCTGTTCGAAGAGGCCACGGGAGGCACACTCTTTTTGGACGAAATCGGCGAGCTACCGCTCGCATTGCAGGTGAAGCTTCTGCGCGCACTGCAAGAGGGCACGATCCGCCGCGTGGGCGACTCCATCGATACGTCGGTCGACGTGCGCATCATTGCTGCGAGCCATCGCAATTTGCGTGCAGAAGTGGGCGCCGGACGGTTTCGAGAGGATCTCTTTTATCGCATCAACGTTCTCGCACTTTCGATTCCACCATTGCGAGAACGCCGAGAAGACATTCCACATTTGGTGGACTATTTCATTGCGCGGAACAATTCACGGCTGGGCACGAATATCCACGGTGTCTCGCCCGAGGCGGCCAAGCTTCTCTGCGAGTATGCATGGCCGGGCAACGTGCGCGAGCTGGAGAACACCATCGAGCGCGCGATGGTGCTGGCCGATCGCGACCTGCTCGATTGCGCGGACTTCCCCGACCGATTGCACCAAAACATGGATCCGCTGCAGGCGCACTTGGCGAGCGGCGAGCTTTCCATCAAAAAGACGATGCACGTCATCGAGGAGATGCTCATCCGCCGCGCGCTGCAGAAGACCAACGGAAACCGGACGCGCGCCGCCGCTATTTTGGAGATCAGCCACCGCACGCTGCTTTACAAGATTAAGGATTACAAGATTGAGGACTAG
- a CDS encoding insulinase family protein → MTFKYVKHALLLATVLAAACGGETVETKPPAVAPPKPVPAAPAAEADPLGPRPNVDPPPPFTPPAPAVFRTANGMTVWLLERHALPMVAIDVALPIGSASDPAGEGGLAWATANMLDEGAGSRGALELARAVDQLGASLSATAGTDRSGVSLFVLKRNLAPAFDLLADVVTRPRFDATEWKRVHELWTNDLKSRTRDPRAVASVVASAALHGADQPYGHPVSGTLASAAKIDLARVKRFYQANWRPDQATIVAVGDVTRAELTAALDKAFAGWKAPAAAPAAKAAPAAEPKGARSRLIVVDRADAPQSQITIVRPGPTVSEPDAVLADRANIALGGSFTSRLNLDLREEHGWTYGAGSRVSAMRQAGTIGLSSAVHTENTGDAVKAMLNDAEVYATKGLTPAEVDLTRMMARVDVVQAYEHVSSTATLLGNDAALGLPATYEAEAALRRDSATKADLDRVAQRYFHPKDAIVVIVGPQAKVLPQLAQVEGLPKPEFFDAEGNPRAAK, encoded by the coding sequence GTGACGTTCAAATACGTGAAACACGCGCTGCTTCTCGCCACCGTTCTCGCGGCCGCATGTGGCGGCGAGACTGTGGAAACGAAGCCGCCCGCGGTGGCTCCCCCGAAGCCGGTGCCTGCTGCACCGGCCGCCGAGGCCGATCCTTTGGGGCCGCGCCCCAACGTCGATCCGCCCCCGCCGTTCACGCCGCCCGCGCCGGCGGTTTTCCGCACGGCGAACGGCATGACGGTGTGGCTCCTCGAGCGTCACGCCCTGCCGATGGTGGCGATCGACGTCGCGCTTCCCATCGGGTCGGCGAGCGATCCGGCGGGTGAGGGGGGCCTCGCGTGGGCGACGGCGAACATGCTCGACGAGGGCGCAGGTTCGCGCGGCGCGCTGGAGCTCGCGCGTGCGGTGGATCAATTGGGTGCGTCGTTGAGTGCCACCGCGGGGACGGATCGCAGCGGGGTTTCGCTCTTCGTTCTCAAGCGAAATTTGGCGCCGGCGTTCGACCTTCTCGCCGACGTCGTCACGCGTCCGCGCTTCGATGCCACGGAGTGGAAGCGGGTGCACGAGCTTTGGACCAACGACCTCAAGTCGCGGACCCGCGATCCGCGGGCGGTGGCCTCGGTGGTCGCGTCGGCCGCGCTCCACGGTGCGGATCAACCGTATGGCCACCCGGTGTCGGGGACCTTGGCTTCGGCGGCGAAGATCGATCTCGCGCGCGTGAAGCGCTTTTATCAGGCGAACTGGCGCCCTGATCAAGCGACAATCGTTGCGGTGGGCGACGTCACGCGCGCGGAGCTGACGGCGGCACTCGACAAGGCGTTTGCCGGCTGGAAGGCGCCGGCCGCGGCACCCGCCGCAAAGGCCGCGCCGGCCGCAGAGCCGAAGGGCGCACGCTCGCGGCTCATCGTCGTGGATCGTGCGGATGCGCCGCAGTCGCAGATCACGATCGTGCGGCCGGGCCCCACGGTGTCGGAGCCCGACGCCGTGTTGGCCGATCGGGCGAACATCGCGCTGGGCGGCTCGTTCACATCGCGGTTGAACCTCGATTTGCGCGAGGAGCACGGCTGGACCTACGGCGCAGGGTCGCGGGTCTCGGCGATGCGGCAGGCAGGGACCATCGGGCTATCGTCTGCGGTTCATACGGAGAACACCGGTGATGCCGTGAAGGCGATGCTCAACGATGCCGAGGTGTACGCGACGAAGGGCCTCACGCCGGCGGAAGTCGATTTGACGCGCATGATGGCCCGGGTGGACGTGGTGCAGGCGTACGAGCATGTCTCGAGCACCGCCACCTTGCTGGGCAACGACGCGGCGCTGGGATTGCCCGCGACCTACGAGGCCGAGGCGGCGCTCCGGCGTGACAGTGCGACCAAAGCGGACCTCGACCGCGTGGCCCAGCGCTACTTTCATCCCAAAGACGCCATCGTGGTCATCGTGGGGCCTCAAGCGAAGGTGTTGCCGCAGCTCGCGCAGGTCGAAGGCCTGCCCAAGCCCGAGTTTTTCGACGCCGAGGGGAATCCGCGCGCGGCAAAGTAA
- the sthA gene encoding Si-specific NAD(P)(+) transhydrogenase produces the protein MAFDYDLIVLGAGPAGEKGAVQAAYFGKRVAIVECAKEPGGAAVHTGTLPSKTLRETALFLSGYRQRDLYGVDVRLNRELAVPKLLSRKDAVRDLEVARIRWNLERHGVEMLRGVARFIDAHTVEIVQLGGPPRTLTSEFFLVATGSKPHQPADIPFDDEDVDDSDTVLLIDRLPRTMTIVGGGVIGCEYATMFAALQVKVTLIEGRGRLLPFLDLEMGERLRAAMNGLGIEIILNAKTKKVARLEGCGIRCELESGPVIDCDKFLFAAGRSGRTEDLRLDRVGAKIDKRGYVAVDDDYRTEVPSIYAAGDVIGFPALASTSMEQARVAVCHAFGFTYKRQVSHVLPYGVYTIPEVSCVGLSEEACTEQKIPYAVGRAFYRDNARGKIVGDKDGVIKLIFHAETRELLGCHCIGDRASELVHIGQALLMGKGTVDTFIEMVFNYPTLAEAFKYAAYDALARLAKTPAKDPPKVPVP, from the coding sequence GTGGCGTTCGACTACGATTTGATCGTGTTGGGAGCCGGGCCCGCAGGCGAAAAAGGCGCGGTGCAGGCAGCGTACTTCGGAAAGCGTGTGGCCATCGTCGAGTGCGCGAAGGAGCCGGGCGGCGCCGCCGTGCACACGGGCACCCTTCCCTCGAAGACGCTGCGCGAGACGGCGCTGTTTCTCTCGGGTTACCGGCAGCGGGACCTTTACGGCGTCGATGTTCGTCTGAATCGCGAACTCGCCGTGCCCAAGCTGTTGTCCCGCAAGGATGCGGTGCGCGACTTGGAGGTGGCGCGCATCCGCTGGAACCTGGAGCGCCATGGCGTGGAGATGCTGCGCGGCGTGGCCCGCTTCATCGATGCGCACACGGTCGAAATCGTGCAGCTCGGCGGGCCTCCACGCACCTTGACGAGCGAGTTCTTCCTCGTGGCGACCGGCTCGAAGCCGCACCAACCCGCAGACATTCCTTTCGATGACGAAGACGTCGACGACTCCGACACGGTGCTGCTCATCGATCGACTGCCGCGGACGATGACCATCGTGGGCGGCGGCGTCATCGGCTGCGAATACGCGACGATGTTCGCGGCGCTGCAGGTCAAGGTGACCCTCATCGAAGGCCGCGGGCGGCTGCTGCCGTTCTTGGACTTGGAAATGGGCGAACGCCTGCGGGCCGCGATGAACGGCCTGGGCATCGAGATCATCTTGAACGCGAAGACGAAGAAGGTCGCGCGCCTCGAAGGCTGCGGCATCCGGTGCGAGCTGGAGTCGGGGCCCGTGATCGACTGCGACAAGTTCCTCTTTGCGGCGGGGAGATCCGGCAGGACGGAAGATCTGCGGCTCGATCGGGTGGGCGCGAAGATCGACAAGCGCGGCTACGTTGCGGTGGACGACGACTACCGCACCGAGGTGCCGAGCATTTACGCCGCGGGCGACGTCATCGGTTTTCCGGCGCTGGCCTCGACGTCGATGGAGCAGGCACGCGTGGCCGTGTGCCACGCCTTCGGCTTCACCTACAAGCGGCAGGTGTCCCACGTACTTCCATACGGCGTGTACACGATTCCGGAGGTGAGCTGCGTCGGGCTATCCGAAGAAGCCTGCACGGAGCAGAAGATCCCGTACGCCGTCGGGCGCGCGTTCTACCGCGACAATGCGCGCGGCAAGATCGTGGGCGACAAGGACGGCGTGATCAAACTGATCTTCCACGCCGAGACGCGCGAGCTCTTGGGATGCCATTGCATCGGAGATCGCGCGTCCGAACTCGTTCACATCGGGCAGGCGCTGCTGATGGGCAAGGGAACGGTGGATACTTTCATCGAGATGGTCTTCAACTACCCAACCCTCGCCGAAGCCTTCAAGTATGCTGCATACGACGCGCTCGCGCGTCTCGCGAAGACGCCCGCGAAGGATCCACCGAAGGTGCCAGTGCCGTAA